A genomic stretch from Desulfomonile tiedjei includes:
- a CDS encoding thioesterase family protein has protein sequence MKDSLRPGLAFRFGFKIPANMTVPRLLSESPEFQLMPEVLATGFMVGLIEWACIRAVNPHIEWPKEQTVGIGVNLTHSAATPPGLIVTIEGTLERVEGRKLIFHIEVDDGVDRISEGIHERFVIDAEKFNSKVAQKLAAVSRQDAHTG, from the coding sequence ATGAAGGACTCATTACGGCCGGGATTAGCCTTTCGGTTCGGGTTCAAGATTCCGGCGAACATGACAGTGCCTCGCCTCCTCTCTGAATCGCCGGAATTTCAGTTGATGCCGGAGGTGTTGGCGACGGGCTTTATGGTCGGACTAATCGAGTGGGCTTGCATTCGAGCGGTTAACCCTCATATCGAGTGGCCGAAAGAACAGACTGTGGGCATTGGTGTTAACCTGACTCATTCCGCAGCTACTCCCCCAGGGCTGATCGTTACGATAGAGGGAACACTGGAACGAGTGGAGGGACGCAAGTTGATCTTTCATATTGAGGTCGATGACGGAGTTGACAGGATTTCTGAGGGAATCCACGAACGATTCGTGATCGACGCTGAAAAGTTCAACTCTAAAGTAGCTCAGAAACTCGCTGCCGTCTCAAGACAAGATGCTCACACCGGTTAG
- a CDS encoding succinate dehydrogenase iron-sulfur subunit: MEMKLKVFRFDPEADKKTYYSNYTVKAEPWERILDCLNRVKWEQDGTLSYRMSCAHGVCGSDAVKINGRCALACQKLVKDYHGEEVVIEPLPTFKVLKDLIVDLDIFFERVDWIRPYLIASAPPEKERIQSPEDAKKMGESIRCILCACCVGACPISNENEKYLGPAAIVQAFRRIFDSRDKEKAERLKQMDYPDGVWACLNHYECTRVCPKEIPVTKEINLIKAEIKKTTS, translated from the coding sequence ATGGAAATGAAGCTGAAGGTCTTCCGGTTTGACCCCGAGGCGGACAAGAAGACTTATTATAGTAATTACACCGTCAAAGCCGAGCCCTGGGAACGGATTCTCGATTGCCTGAACCGTGTCAAATGGGAGCAGGATGGAACCCTCAGCTACCGCATGTCCTGTGCGCACGGGGTTTGCGGCTCGGATGCCGTAAAGATCAACGGCCGCTGCGCTTTAGCTTGCCAAAAATTAGTTAAAGACTACCACGGAGAAGAGGTGGTCATTGAGCCTCTACCGACTTTCAAGGTCCTCAAAGACCTGATTGTGGACTTGGACATTTTTTTTGAGAGAGTGGACTGGATTCGTCCCTACTTGATCGCCTCGGCCCCACCGGAGAAAGAGCGTATCCAGTCACCTGAGGACGCAAAGAAGATGGGCGAGTCCATCCGGTGCATCTTGTGTGCGTGCTGTGTCGGAGCCTGTCCTATCTCGAACGAAAATGAGAAGTACCTGGGGCCGGCTGCTATTGTCCAGGCTTTTCGGAGAATCTTCGACTCCAGGGACAAGGAGAAGGCGGAAAGGCTCAAGCAAATGGATTACCCTGACGGCGTCTGGGCATGCCTCAACCACTATGAATGCACGAGGGTCTGCCCCAAAGAAATCCCGGTAACCAAGGAAATAAATTTGATAAAGGCCGAAATCAAGAAAACCACGTCATAA
- a CDS encoding succinate dehydrogenase flavoprotein subunit has product MELKHDVVIVGAGLAGLRAALEVGDAADVGLISKVFPTRSHSGAAQGGIGAALGNEEPDSWEWHMYDTVKGSDYLADQDAVEILAKDAIRAVYELEHMGVPFNRTPEGKIAQRAFGGHTKNFGEAAIKRACHAADRTGRVILDTLFGEAVRRGIKVYSEFQLLDLVMEANQVAGIVVYELSSGQVRTIKAKCVLLATGGFGKVYKTTSNCFANTGDGVYYAYRAGIPLEDMEFVQFHPTGIYGLGVLITEAARGEGGILRNAEGRRFMEEVAPTIKDLAPRDMVSRAMMTEIREGRGIDRRDFVHLDLTHIGKDRLAEKLSDISSFAKIYLGIDVSTEPIPVNPTCHYMMGGIPTNSDAQVLNEHGQPVTGLYAAGECACISVHGANRLGCNSLVDLVVFGRRAGKKINEDLGDIAWSGAASQAEDRVFDAIARIKDRKKGERTGDIRAAAQQIMTDKCSVFRKEKDLKAALSELRELQERYQEVSIDNLGSRFNTDILEALELESLLGLAEAILVSAMARKESRGAHFREDYPERDDNNWLKHTLIQKTEAEPKIFHKPVTITRFQPKARTY; this is encoded by the coding sequence CGATGTGGGACTCATTAGCAAGGTCTTTCCCACCAGGTCCCATTCAGGGGCGGCCCAGGGAGGCATCGGGGCAGCTCTGGGAAATGAGGAACCTGATTCGTGGGAATGGCACATGTACGACACGGTCAAAGGGAGCGACTATCTTGCCGATCAGGACGCGGTCGAGATTTTGGCCAAAGACGCCATACGGGCTGTGTACGAACTGGAACACATGGGTGTCCCTTTTAATCGGACTCCCGAGGGCAAGATAGCTCAAAGGGCTTTTGGCGGCCATACAAAGAACTTCGGGGAAGCGGCTATAAAACGGGCCTGCCACGCCGCGGACAGAACCGGTCGGGTTATACTCGATACGCTTTTCGGTGAGGCCGTCCGAAGGGGGATAAAGGTATATTCGGAGTTCCAGTTGCTTGACCTCGTGATGGAGGCCAATCAGGTAGCCGGGATCGTCGTGTACGAACTTTCCAGCGGGCAGGTACGCACTATAAAGGCAAAATGCGTCTTGCTGGCTACGGGCGGGTTCGGAAAGGTCTACAAAACTACCTCCAACTGTTTCGCCAACACCGGCGACGGTGTTTATTATGCTTATCGGGCCGGGATTCCTCTGGAGGATATGGAGTTCGTTCAGTTTCACCCCACGGGCATCTACGGTCTTGGTGTGCTTATCACCGAGGCGGCGAGAGGGGAGGGCGGCATCCTCCGGAACGCTGAGGGCCGGCGGTTCATGGAAGAAGTCGCGCCCACCATCAAGGACCTTGCCCCGCGGGATATGGTATCGAGAGCTATGATGACGGAGATTCGCGAGGGCCGCGGGATCGACCGTCGCGATTTTGTGCATCTCGATCTTACTCACATCGGCAAGGATCGATTGGCCGAAAAGCTGTCCGACATTTCGTCCTTTGCCAAGATTTATCTCGGCATCGATGTGTCCACCGAGCCTATCCCGGTCAATCCAACCTGCCATTACATGATGGGTGGCATTCCAACCAACTCCGACGCCCAGGTTCTGAACGAACACGGCCAACCGGTTACAGGTCTTTATGCAGCAGGCGAATGCGCTTGCATATCTGTCCATGGGGCAAATCGGCTGGGCTGCAATTCACTGGTGGATCTGGTGGTCTTCGGCAGAAGGGCCGGCAAGAAAATTAATGAAGACCTGGGCGACATCGCTTGGTCCGGAGCTGCTTCACAAGCCGAAGATCGAGTGTTTGACGCAATTGCTCGAATCAAGGACCGCAAGAAAGGCGAAAGAACCGGCGACATTAGAGCAGCCGCGCAGCAGATCATGACGGATAAGTGCTCCGTGTTTCGGAAGGAAAAGGACCTGAAAGCCGCTCTCTCGGAATTGCGAGAACTGCAAGAACGATATCAGGAGGTATCAATAGATAATCTAGGCTCACGTTTCAATACGGACATCCTGGAGGCCCTGGAACTCGAATCACTGTTGGGTCTGGCCGAAGCCATACTCGTCTCCGCGATGGCCAGGAAAGAGAGCCGCGGTGCGCATTTTCGTGAAGATTATCCCGAAAGAGACGATAACAACTGGCTGAAACACACTTTGATTCAAAAAACCGAGGCAGAACCGAAGATCTTTCACAAACCAGTCACCATAACCCGTTTCCAACCCAAGGCGAGGACGTACTGA